In one window of Candidatus Woesearchaeota archaeon DNA:
- the tgt gene encoding tRNA guanosine(34) transglycosylase Tgt yields MSHFKITHKSGNARIGVLKTKSGEIETPFFMPVVTKATGKYITTDDYKNLGVDCKARAVICNSLLLSLRPGLSVMQKTGGIHKFMNFSGVVFTDCGGFQASSSFFELKSKKGIHFRSPYDKKKIILTPKLAMKNQWEIDSDVAMMLDDMTPYGITEKEARIAMENTHKWGLQSLEEHKRLRLESSLSNSDKRQLLFGIAQGNFYSGLREESAKFLSQYDFDGFAIGGVAIGEPSKDMYEAVESSIPFLPEDKPRYVMGLGSPIDILEMIGKGVDCFDSIYPTQNARHSSIFTKNGKIYLDKGRYAEAFEPIEKDCKCHTCQNYTKAYIQHLTKIGEPAAHRLKSIHNQYFLQKLIEKAKQAIKEGKYQLFLENFKKEFTR; encoded by the coding sequence ATGTCTCATTTTAAAATAACACACAAATCAGGAAATGCAAGAATAGGGGTATTAAAAACTAAGTCCGGAGAAATAGAAACTCCTTTTTTTATGCCAGTAGTTACAAAAGCGACAGGAAAATACATAACAACAGACGACTACAAAAATTTAGGCGTTGATTGCAAGGCACGAGCAGTAATTTGCAACAGTCTTTTATTAAGTTTAAGGCCCGGACTCTCCGTTATGCAAAAAACAGGAGGAATACATAAATTTATGAATTTTTCAGGAGTGGTTTTTACGGATTGTGGTGGTTTTCAAGCATCATCCTCTTTTTTTGAGCTAAAAAGCAAGAAAGGAATACATTTTAGAAGTCCTTATGATAAGAAAAAAATTATTCTAACTCCAAAACTTGCAATGAAGAATCAATGGGAAATAGACTCAGATGTAGCAATGATGCTTGATGATATGACGCCTTATGGCATAACTGAAAAAGAAGCAAGAATTGCAATGGAAAATACTCATAAGTGGGGATTGCAAAGTTTGGAAGAACATAAAAGATTACGTTTAGAAAGTAGCCTTTCAAATAGTGATAAAAGACAATTATTATTTGGAATAGCGCAAGGCAATTTTTATTCTGGTTTAAGAGAGGAAAGCGCAAAATTTCTCTCTCAATATGATTTTGACGGCTTTGCAATAGGAGGCGTAGCAATAGGAGAACCTTCAAAAGATATGTACGAAGCAGTAGAATCATCAATTCCATTTCTACCAGAAGACAAGCCAAGATATGTAATGGGCCTTGGTAGCCCAATAGACATTTTAGAAATGATAGGAAAAGGAGTGGATTGTTTTGATTCAATATATCCAACACAGAATGCTCGTCATAGCAGCATATTCACAAAAAACGGCAAGATATACTTAGATAAGGGAAGATACGCAGAAGCTTTTGAACCAATAGAAAAAGATTGCAAATGCCATACTTGTCAAAATTATACGAAAGCATACATACAACATTTAACGAAAATAGGAGAACCTGCAGCTCATAGGTTAAAAAGCATTCACAACCAATATTTCTTGCAAAAACTAATTGAAAAAGCAAAGCAAGCAATAAAAGAAGGCAAATATCAACTATTTTTAGAAAATTTCAAGAAAGAATTTACTCGATAA
- a CDS encoding ABC transporter ATP-binding protein, with product MIKISNLSKKYGKNSVLKNINYEIKQGTNYLIVGNNGSGKSTLLKILLGIIKKYSGVVNIDEKPIGFFPQDALVAKDIYVKDFFNLMNELTEKEQKSLDKNALSKKFDCEHLLHKNFGKLSHGETKRVLLAATFMHDKYMLFDEPTNGLDAKYKKVFIEEIKKRYSEQNFIIATHDFDLINELDFFIVTMKNGEFICELVKKEKQIFMRFLSNLDYDLRKHISKEKKIIDGKEYFAIKQDVSLEEFIKKFINEDGG from the coding sequence ATGATAAAAATTTCTAATCTTTCAAAAAAGTATGGCAAAAATAGTGTCTTAAAAAATATTAATTATGAAATTAAACAGGGCACTAATTATTTAATTGTTGGAAATAATGGTTCTGGAAAATCAACGCTTCTAAAAATTTTATTAGGAATTATAAAAAAATATTCTGGTGTTGTGAACATAGATGAAAAACCTATTGGTTTTTTTCCTCAAGATGCTCTTGTTGCTAAAGATATATATGTAAAAGACTTTTTTAATCTGATGAACGAATTAACTGAAAAAGAACAAAAAAGTTTAGATAAAAATGCACTTTCAAAAAAGTTTGACTGCGAACATTTATTACATAAAAATTTTGGAAAATTATCTCATGGAGAAACTAAACGAGTATTGTTAGCTGCGACTTTTATGCATGATAAGTATATGCTCTTTGATGAACCTACAAATGGTCTTGATGCTAAATACAAAAAAGTTTTTATTGAGGAAATTAAAAAAAGGTATTCTGAACAAAATTTTATAATCGCAACGCATGATTTTGATTTAATAAATGAGTTAGATTTTTTTATTGTCACAATGAAGAATGGAGAATTTATTTGTGAATTAGTAAAAAAAGAAAAACAAATATTTATGAGATTTCTTTCCAACTTAGATTATGATCTAAGAAAACATATTTCAAAAGAAAAAAAAATTATTGATGGAAAAGAGTATTTTGCCATTAAACAAGATGTTTCTCTCGAAGAATTTATAAAAAAATTTATAAATGAAGATGGGGGCTAA